A portion of the uncultured Bacteroides sp. genome contains these proteins:
- a CDS encoding glycoside hydrolase 43 family protein encodes MTINTFLGIAAFIAQIICNPVFAQEKQAHNPIIFADVPDMSMIRIGNNYYMSSTTMHMSPGVPIMKSTDLVNWKIINYAYNVLDTIAPLSLNNGENNYGRGSWASSLRYHNGTYYVSTFSQTTGRTHIYATKNIEKGPWKEFTFAPSFHDHSLFFDDDGRTYLIYGNENLKLVELNADASGIKPGTTEQVIIENASLSKSENRGLPAEGSQLFKINGKYYLFNITWPRNGMRTVIVHKADKIAGPYEGRVALQDKGVAQGGLIDTPDGKWYAYLFQDFGSVGRIPYLVPVKWEDGWPILGENGKVPEKLDLPANKSLIPGIIASDDFNRKKGDAALPLVWQWNHNPDNRFWSVTKRKGYLRLTTGRVDPSFLMAKNTLTQRTVGPKCTGSTSIDVTNMHDGDFAGLGLLQKKYGLVGIKAENKSKSIVMINAESGEALEIENIPLSQNKVYFKIDCDFRDRTDRANFFYSLDGQLWISIGNSLKMSYTMPHFMGYRFGLFNYATTNPGGFVDFDYFHIKNKVSQEKNK; translated from the coding sequence TAATATGCAATCCGGTATTTGCACAAGAAAAACAAGCTCATAACCCTATTATTTTTGCAGATGTTCCGGATATGTCTATGATTCGCATAGGTAATAACTATTATATGAGTAGTACTACAATGCATATGAGTCCGGGAGTTCCAATTATGAAATCTACAGATTTAGTAAATTGGAAGATTATTAATTATGCATACAATGTTCTTGACACTATAGCGCCACTGTCTCTAAATAATGGAGAAAACAACTATGGTAGAGGTTCCTGGGCCAGTAGTTTGCGTTATCATAATGGAACGTATTATGTGAGTACTTTCTCTCAGACCACAGGCCGAACTCATATATATGCAACTAAAAATATAGAAAAAGGACCTTGGAAAGAATTTACATTCGCACCAAGTTTCCACGATCACTCTCTGTTTTTTGACGATGACGGTCGCACATATCTAATTTATGGAAACGAAAATTTAAAACTGGTAGAACTGAATGCCGATGCATCAGGCATAAAGCCAGGAACTACGGAACAAGTCATTATTGAAAATGCAAGTTTATCAAAAAGTGAGAATAGAGGACTTCCAGCTGAAGGCTCTCAGCTGTTCAAGATAAATGGAAAATATTATCTTTTCAACATTACATGGCCGAGAAACGGAATGCGCACTGTCATTGTTCACAAAGCTGATAAAATAGCGGGACCCTATGAAGGCAGAGTAGCTCTACAAGATAAAGGAGTGGCTCAAGGAGGACTTATCGATACTCCGGATGGAAAATGGTATGCGTATCTGTTTCAAGATTTTGGTTCTGTAGGCCGTATACCTTATCTTGTGCCAGTAAAATGGGAGGATGGTTGGCCCATTCTCGGTGAAAATGGCAAAGTTCCCGAAAAGCTGGATCTACCAGCAAACAAAAGCTTAATTCCGGGAATTATAGCTTCTGATGATTTCAATCGAAAAAAAGGAGATGCAGCTTTGCCATTAGTCTGGCAATGGAACCATAACCCCGACAATAGATTTTGGTCTGTAACAAAAAGAAAAGGTTATCTCCGTCTTACAACAGGACGCGTTGATCCATCTTTTCTTATGGCCAAGAATACACTTACTCAACGCACTGTAGGACCGAAATGTACAGGATCAACTTCAATAGACGTGACTAATATGCACGACGGTGACTTTGCCGGTTTGGGGTTACTTCAAAAAAAATATGGATTGGTAGGAATAAAAGCCGAAAATAAGAGCAAATCAATTGTTATGATAAATGCAGAATCTGGTGAAGCTCTAGAGATAGAAAATATACCGCTATCCCAAAATAAGGTTTATTTTAAAATAGACTGTGATTTTAGAGATCGTACTGATAGAGCAAATTTTTTCTACAGCTTGGATGGTCAATTATGGATTTCAATAGGCAATTCACTTAAAATGTCTTACACAATGCCGCATTTTATGGGGTATCGTTTCGGACTATTCAATTATGCCACAACAAATCCGGGAGGCTTTGTTGATTTTGACTATTTTCATATTAAAAATAAAGTATCTCAGGAAAAGAATAAATAA